AGCGGCGCGGTGTCCAGCGCCTCGGCCAGCGAGGCCCGCTGCCTGACCAGCACCTGGGTGATCTTCGCGAGCCGGTCCACGTTGGTCTTCAGCAGCGGGCGGTACTTCTTGAGCCACCGCTCGACCGCCCTGAGCGCGGTGCTCAGCTCGGAGAGCGCCGCGACCAGTTCGTCGCGGTCGGCGGCCAGGTACTCGTTGATGTCGGCGAGCTGCTGATACGCCCGGCTCACCTGGGAGTCGTTGGCCTTGACCATGGTGGTGAACCGCTGCAGGTTCGCCAGCGTGCCGAAGAACTCGTCGCTGGTCCCCGACAGCGTCCTGGTGGCCTGGCCGAACTCGCGGATCATGTCGGCCATCGCCTCGCCGTTGCCGCGCAGGTTGGCGTCGCCGGTGCGCAGCGCGTCGGACAGCGCCCCGGTGGAGTTGACGCCGTTCGGCCCGAGGGCGTCGGTGAGCCGGGTGATGCTCTCGTACAACTGGTCGACCTCGACGGGGACGGCCGTCCTGGCCTTGGGGATCGCGGCGCCGTCCCTGATCCGCGGGCCTCCGTTGTAGGCGGGGGTGAGTTGCACGTACCGGTCGGCGACGACGCTCGGCGCGACCACCAGCGCGTTGGCGGCGGCCGGGATCTCGACGTCGTCGTCGACCCGGAGCGTGACCCTGACCTCGCGACCCGCCGGTCTGACCGACTCGATCTCGCCGACCCGCACGCCGAGCACCCGGACGTCGGACCCGGCGTAGACGCCGACGGTCCGGTCGAAGTGGGCGGTGATCCGTTTCCCGCCCTCCGGCCACAGCGCGTAGACGGTCACGCCGATCGCGACGACCAGGGCGAGCACGACGCCGGCCGTCCTGTTGACGAGCCGCTCGCGGGGGATGTGCGCCATCAGGACCGGCCTCCGACCTTGGGCGGCATGCAGCCGTTCTCGGGGTACGAGCCCGGCTCGAGGTACTCGTTCGGCGTCAGGCCGCACAGGTAGGCGTCGGTCCACCGCCCGTTGCCGAGGGTGTTGCCGACCAGCCGGTAGTAGGGACCGACCACCGACAGGGCCTTGTCGAGGTGCTTCTGGTTCTTCTCCAACACGGTGGTCACCCGGTCGAGGGCGTTGAGGGTGGGCTCCAGTCGGATCCAGGTGTCGTCCACGAAGCCGATCAGCTCGCGGGCGAGCGCCCTGGTGGCCGTCAGCAGCCGGTGGATCGCCTGCCGGCGCAGGTTCAGCTCCTCCAGCAGCAGGTTGCCGTCCTTGAGCAGCGTCTCGAACTGGTCGTTCTGGTCGGCGATGGTGCCGGTGAGCCGGTCGGACCCGAGCAGCAGCCGCTTGAGCCGGTCGTCCCTGGAGGAGATGGTGCGCGACAGCGCCGACAGGCCGTCGAGCGCGTGGCGGACCTCCGGGGAGGTGTCCTTGAACGTCGTCGCGATGGCCTCCAGGCTCTGCGCGATCTTGACCGTGTCCAGTCGCCCGACGGTGGCGCCCAGGTCCTGGAACGCCTGGGTGACGTCGTACGGCGCGCGGGTGCGGTTCAGCGGGATGGTCAGGTCGGGGTTCTGGGCGGCGGCGCCGAGCGGGCTGATCGCCAGGTACTTGTCGCCCAGCAGCGTCTTGATCGCGATGGCCGCGCCGCTGGAGTCGCCGATCCAGGTGTCCTTGACCCGGAACGACACCCGCACCCGGGTCCGGTCCAGCTCCACGTCGGTGACCTTGCCGACCTTCACGCCGGCCACCCGCACCTCGCTGCCGGTGGTGAGCCCGGCGGCCTCGCTGAAGTGCGCGGTGTAGGTGGTGCCGCCGCCGAGGACCGGCAGGTCGTCCGCGCGGTACGCGACCAGGCCGAGCGCGATCACGATCACCAGGCCGACGAGGGCGATCGGCACCGGGTTGCGCTCCTGGATGGACCTCATCCCTTGCACCTCTGTTCCTTCAGCGTGATGCCCGTGGGAGGCGGGCCCGGGGCCGTCGGGCCGAACCACGAGTCGTCGCCGGTGTCCCAGTCGACGCCGGAGATCTTCGCCTCGCACATGTAGAAGTTCAGCCAGGAGCCGTAGGAGGCGATCCGGCCGACCGTCTGCAGCTTGACGGGCAGTTTCCGGAGGAAGTTCTCCACCAGCGGGGTGCTGTCGGCGAGGTTGTCCGAAAGCCGGCCGAGCTGCCGGATGTTCTCCCGCAGCGGCGGTCTGGCGTCCTTGAGGAGGTCGCCGGTGGTCTCCGCGAGGTCGCCCAGCGAGACGATCGCCTCGCCGAACACCTTCCGGTCCGAGGCGAACCCCTGGACGAGCCGACGCAGCGTGGTGACGAGTCCGACGAACTCGCCCTCGCGCGCGTTGACCGTCTCGACCACGGTGGCGAGGTTGTCGATGACCTGGCCGATCACCCGGTCCTTGGACGCCAGCGTGTTGGTCAGCGAGCCCACGGTGGCGATCAGGCTCTCCACCGTGGCGCCCTCGCCCTGGAAGACCTGGATCAGCTCGCCGGCGAGCTTGTTGACGTCGTTCGGCGACAGCGCCTGGAACAGCGGCTGGAACCCGTCGAACAACTGGGTCAGGTCGAGCGCCGGGCTGGTCCGCTGCACCGGGATGGTGTCCCCGGGCCGCAGCGTGGCGGCGTTCCCGGCGATCTGGCCCTCGCCCCTGCCGAGTTCGACGAACCGCTGGCCGACCATGTTGAGGTACTTGATCCGCGCGGTCGTCGCGGCGGGCAGCGGCCGGTCGCGTTCCACGTTGAAGCGGACCTCGGCGAACCTGCGGTCCACCACCCGGATCTTCTCCACCTGGCCGACGCGGACCCCGGCGATCCGGACGCTGTCCCCGACGATCAGCCCGGTGGTGTCGATGAACCGCGCCCGGTACGAGACCGTGTCGCCCACGCCGGTGTTGGCGATGCTGATCGCCAGCACGGCGGTGGCCAGCACGGTGACGACGATGAACGCGAGGGACTTCGACAGCGGCCCGGCGATGCTCCTGCGTCTCACTTGAGCGTCACCTCCGTGCCCCGGTAGATCGGGCCCACCAGCACGCTGCTCCAGTCGGGCAGTTCGGTGTGCGGGCGGCCGAGCTGCGGTGCGAGCAGTTCGTTGAGGATCTGGTTCTCCTCGGGAGAGTTGGGCGTGCCCAGGCCGCGCGGGCCGGGGGCGCCGACGGGCACGGGGGCCGGCGACACGCCTCCCCCGCCGGACCCGGAGCCGTCCGGGGCGTGGCCGATGCCGTCGTACGGGACGGAGTAGCAGCGGGGGCCCTTGCCCGGCCGGTAGACGGGCCTGTCCTTGCCGGGCAGGTACCGGCCCCGGGACTGCGTCACGTTGACGGTGACCGACAGGCCGGGCTTCTTGGTGCCCTTGCCCAGCGCCCGGTCCATCGACGGGACGAAGTCGCGTAGCATCCGCAGCGTGCACGGCCACGACGGCGAGTACCGGGCCATCAGCTCCAGCGACGGCCGGCTGTTGCGCGCCAGGAGGATGAGGTTCTCGCTGTTGTTGCGGAGCCACTCCTCATAGATCCGCGACGCCTCCGTCACCGTCCCGTACATCCGGCCGAGGTTGGCGCGCTGTTCGACGAGGGTGCGGCTGGTCACCGCGAAGTCCTCCAGCGCGTCCAGGAAGTCGGGTGCCACGTCGGCGTAGTCGTGGGTGAGCTGCACCAGCCGCCGCAGGTCGCGGTTCATCTGCGGGAGGTACGGGTTGAACTTCTTCAGGTACGCGTCGAGCTGCACCATCGTCTGCCCGAGTTGGGCGCCCCGCCCGTCCAGCGCCTCCGCGACGGCGTTGAGGGTGGCGGCGAGCCGTTCCGGCTTGACCGCCGTCAGCAGCGGCAGGACGTTCTCCAGCACCTGCTCCAGCTCGACCGCGTTGCTGCTGCGGTCCTGGCTGATGACGGTGCCGGCGGTCAGGGGCCGCGGCGAGGGGGCGGCGGGCGGGATCAGCGCCACGTACCGGGCGCCGAACAGCGTGGTCGGCAGCATCTGCGCGGTCACGTCGGCGGGGACGTGCCGGAGCATGCCGGGCTTGAACGCCAGCGTCAGCCGGGCCCCCGCGCCGTTCGCCTCGATCTCGCGGACCTGGCCGACCACCACCCCGCGCAGCTTCACGTCGGCCTGCGGGTGCATCTCGTTGCCCGCGCTGGACGTGTGCAGCGTGACGATGTCGGCGGCGGTGAACTTCTTCTGGTAGATGGCCACCGACAGCCAGATCAGCAGCACGATCACCAGTGCGAACGCGAGGCCGAGCAGCCTGCGGCCGGTCTTGAACAGTCCGCCCTCGTGCATCAGCCCGCCACCTTCACGGTCGTCGTGGCGCCCCAGATCGCCAGGCTGAGGAAGAAGTCGGTGAGGCTGATGACCACGATCGCCGTCCGCACCGCGCGCCCGACGGCCACGCCGACCCCGGCGGGACCGCCCGTGGCGCGAAAGCCGTAATAGCAGTGCGCCAGGATGACCATCACGCTGAAGACCATGACCTTGCCGAACGACCACACGACGTCGATCGGCGACAGGAACAGGTCGAAGTAGTGGTCGTAGGTGCCGACCGACTGCCCGTTGTAGAGCGTGGTGACGTACCGGGAGGCGATGTACGAGCTGAGCAGCCCCATCCCGTACAGCGGGATGATCGCCACGAAGCCGGCGATGATCCGCGTGGTGACCAGGTAGGGGACGCTGGAGATGCCCATGCCCTCCAGCGCGTCGACCTCCTCGTTGATCCGCATCGCGCCGAGCTGGGCGGTGAAGCCCGCCCCGACGGTCGCCGACAGCGCCAGCCCGGCGACCAGGGGCGCGATCTCCCGGGTGTTGAAGTAGGCGGACACGAACCCGGTGAACGCCGACGTCCCGATCTGGTTCAGGGCCGCGTACCCCTGCAGGCCCACCACGGTGCCGGTGGCCAGGGTCATGAAGACCATGACGCCGATCGTTCCGCCGATGACGCCGAGCGCCCCGCTGCCGAAGCTGACCTCGGCGAGCAGGCGGCGGATCTCCCGGGAGTACCGGTAGGTGGCCTTGGGCACCCACAACAGCGCCCGCACGTAGAACACGACCTGGTCGCCCAGCGTGTCCAGCCAGGACAGGCGGCGGTCGAGCCGCCGGCCCACCTTGCCGTCAGCGGTGAGGCTCATCGTGGCTCAGCTTCCCTTCGGGGGCACGACCTGCAGGTAGATGGCCGTGAGCACGACGTTGACGAAGAACAGGAGCATGAACGCGATGACCACCGACTGGTTGACCGCGTCCCCGACCCCCTTGGGTCCGCCGCGCGGGTTGAGCCCGCGGTGGGCGGCCACCACCCCGGCGATGAAGCCGAAGATCAGCGCCTTGAGCTCGCTGATGTACAGGTCGGGCAGTTGGGCCAGGGCCGAGAAGCTGGCCAGGTACGCGCCCGGGGTGCCGCCCTGCATGATCACGTTGAAGAAGTAGCCGCCGACCACGCCGACCACCGAGACCAGCCCGTTCAGCAGCAGGGCCACCGCCATGCAGGCCAGCACGCGGGGGACGATCAGCCGTTGGATCGGCGAGACGCCCATCACCGTCATCGCGTCGATCTCCTCGCGGATCTTTCGCGAGCCGATGTCGGCGCAGATCGCCGAGCCGCCCGCACCGGAGATCAGCAGCGCCACGATCAGCGGGCTGGCCTGCTGGATGACCGCCAGCACGCTGGCCGCGCCGGTGAACGACTGCGCGCCGAGCTGCTGCGCCAGCGACCCGACCTGCAACGCGATGACCGCGCCGAACGGGATCGAGACCAGCGCGGTCGGCAGGATGGTGACGCTGGCGATGAACCAGAACTGCTCGATCAGCTCCCGGACCTGGAACGGGCGCCGGAAGACCCCGCGTGTCACGGCCCCGGCGAGCGCGAACAGCTTCCCGGTCTCGCGCAGCGCGCCGACGCCGAGGAGGTTGTACTGCGGCGTCGTCATCGCGGTCCCCCGCCGGTCGAGGGCGGCTGCATGTCCGGCGGGAGCAGCCGATGCCCGGGTGGAGCCGTCGGCGGAACGGCCCGGCCAGGGGGCGCCGGGTCGGGTCGGGCCGGGGCGGCGCCGGGCTGGGAGGGGGCGGCGCCGGGTCGGGCGGGTGCGGGCGCCATGGTGGGTTGGGCGGGGGCGACCGCGCCCGGCGCGCCGGGGCCCCGTCGCCCGGCGGCGGTCGCCGCGTGCAGGGTCTCGGCGTTGAGGTTCTCCAGGACGGCCTGCTGGGCGGGCACAGGGAGCTGGTGGATCAGTGACAGCACCCGTTCCCGGCGGCGGGCCGCGCCCTGCCGGGGCGGCAGCCCGGGGCTCGGTCGGAGCTGGCGCGGGATCGTGAAGGGGTCGTCGTCCTCGTCCTCCTCGGCGGCCCGCGCCTGCTCCAGCGCCATGGTCGCGGCGTCCTTCTCCTCGGACATGCCGATGGGCCCGACCCGGCGGCCCCGCAGGAACTGCGACACCACCGGCTCCTCGCTGGTCAGCAGCACCTCGCGGGGCCCGAACGTGACCAGGTTGCGGCGGAACAGCATGCCCATGTTGTCGGGCACGGTCGAGGCGATGTCGATGTTGTGGGTGACGATGAGCATGGTCGCGTCGATCTGCGCGTTCAGGTCGATGAGGAGCTGTGACAGGTAGGCGGTGCGGACCGGGTCGAGGCCGGAGTCCGGCTCGTCGCACAGGATGATCTGCGGGTCCAGGACCAGCGCGCGGGCCAGTCCGGCGCGCTTGCGCATGCCGCCGGAGATCTCGCCGGGCAGCTTGCCCTCGGCCCCCGCCAGGCCCACCATGTCCATCTTCTCCAGCACGATGCGCCGGATCTCGGACTCCTTCTTCCTGGTGTGCTCGCGCAGCGGGAAGGCGATGTTCTCGAACAGGTTGAGCGAGCCGAACAGCGCACCGTCCTGGAACATGATCCCGAAGAGCTTGCGGACCTCGTGCAGTCGCCTTTCGGAACTGCTCACCATGTCCACGCCATTGATCATCACCCGGCCGCGCTCGGGTTTGATCAGGCCGATCAGTGATTTCAGGAAGACCGTCTTGCCGGTGCCCGAGGGCCCCAGCATGACGCTGACCTCGCCGGCCGGCAGGGTGAGCGAGACGTCCTGCCAGATCGTCTGCCGGCCGAAGGACTTGGAGAGCCCCTCCACGACCACTTCGATTCCCATCGCACCGCCCGCAATTCAATGACGCCGCAGGTCGAGCCGGAATGCTTTTGTGCGGCGGCGGCCCGGCCATATGATCACTACTGGCCGGTACGCTACTTGTGCAACACGACGGACTCAAGCATAAGACGTGACCCGGAACACTCCCGCGAAAGAATTATCACTCAATGACAACCGGTCATCGCAATTTATCGATCAATTAGCATTCGAGATCGCGGAATGGTCACGAACAGATGATCAGAAGGTCGCGGCCGAACCGCCCCGGGCGCACTCGGGGTACCGGGCGGCCACCTGGGCGAGCGCGGCGGCCACGCCCGGGACGTCGGCGGGGGCTCGGCCGAGGGCCACGAAGAACTGCCCGCCGACGCGCAGCGGGGTGGGATTGGTGACGTCGGTGAGCCAGTGGTGGCAGCGTGAAAGGTGGGGCTGATCAATGATGCGCAGGACGAGCACGATGGTCGGTTCGTGGCGGAGCACCAGGCGATATCCGACGCTGGCGGCGTACAGCGTCGCCTCTTCCCGCCGGGGCGCCGCGGGATTGTTGACCGGGAGCACGCCCCAGTCCACGGACTCCTGTTCGGCGATCCCCCAGGAACGATTGTGGTACGCCTTGACGTCCAGCCGCCCGGCCCTCAGATCGATGAGATAACGCGCCCAACGGCGGGCGCCGGGATTGCCGCCGTCGTCCCCGCTCAGCCCCGACGCCAGCGCCAGGCCGCGCACGATGCCCTCCAGGACGGCGGCGTTCGCATAGGAGACCCAGCTTCCTCGGGCGCCCATGCCGTTCGCCATGAACAGCTCGATGACCGACGCGATCGCGTTCCAGTTGGCGAAGCCGTCCTGGAAGCGCTGCGCGGGGCCGCTCTGGAGGGCGCGAAGGAGAGCGAGCCGCTGCGGCATCGTCATCGCGGACAGCTCGGCCAGGCCGCAGTCGAGCCGTTCGGCGCACTCCTGGGGGGAACGGGCCCGACCGGGGGGCGGGCCGTCCGCTGAGGCAGGGGCCGGGGCGAGGAGGCCCGTGAGGAGCGTGACGAGGATGATCCCGCGAACGCCGTGGACGCGCATGAGGCACTTGTAGCGCCGATCCCGTCACGCTGCGTCACACTTCGACGAACGGGCATGGCCCCGTGCGCGACCCGGCAACGCGCGACGGGCCCGCCGTGGGGGCGGGCCCGTCGTCGTCACACCTGCGGCCCTGGGCGGGCCAGTACGGTCAGCTCGGGAACACGCCCGGGCCGAGCTTCAGGCTCACCTTGTTGCCGGCCCCGGGGACGATCAGGTTGATCAGCGGTGTGGCGAGCAGGCAGTGCTCGAACTTCGGGATGGTGTAGGTCCCGCTGAGCGTGCCGCCCTGGACGACGTCCCAGCCGGCCTCGGAGGCGACCGGGATGGTCGCGGGCGTCTCCGTCTTGCAGTAGCTGCCGATCGGCGTCGGGATGCCGGCGACCACCAGGTTGCTCAGCTTGATGTGCGCCTTCGCGGTGGCCGTGATGGCGCCCGTGTTCGGGTCGGCCTGTCCGACCGCGGGGCCGGTCGGCAGCAGGGTGATCGTCACCCCCACCGGGATCACCCCGAACTGCTTGAACTCGCCCCGGGCCGGCGGCAGGACCAGGTCGGACTCCAGCGCGCCGGTCTCCAGGGTGAGCCTGGCCTTCATCTCGCCGGGACCGAGCTTCACGGTCGAGTCGGTGGAGTTGATGTAGGTGGAACTCGCGTCGGTCACCGGATAGGTGACCGCCAGCACCGTGTCGGCGCTCGCGGGAGCGGCGCCGGCGACCATCGCGCCCGCCGCCAACGCCGTGGCCGCCAGGGCGCCCGCCGTCTTCCGGATTCCCGAGGAATTGAACACACGCGCCATCGATGAAACCTCCTTGTTCTCCACCGGGCGGCCGGCCCCACACCGGTTCACGCCCACCGTGCAGTGCACTACGCGCCGCAGAATCACCGCATATTCAAACGCACGGGCAATTCGTCTCGGAAGCTACTCCCTCCCCACGGCCGGAACAAGACCACATCCGAGAATGCCGTTGCGGAGTGCCGGGGAGGCCGCATTATTTGTCTTCGCGCGACAATCGGGGAGGACCGATTGTGCTCGGGTGAGCACTCGGCCGGCCCGCCAATG
The DNA window shown above is from Thermomonospora umbrina and carries:
- a CDS encoding MCE family protein, yielding MAHIPRERLVNRTAGVVLALVVAIGVTVYALWPEGGKRITAHFDRTVGVYAGSDVRVLGVRVGEIESVRPAGREVRVTLRVDDDVEIPAAANALVVAPSVVADRYVQLTPAYNGGPRIRDGAAIPKARTAVPVEVDQLYESITRLTDALGPNGVNSTGALSDALRTGDANLRGNGEAMADMIREFGQATRTLSGTSDEFFGTLANLQRFTTMVKANDSQVSRAYQQLADINEYLAADRDELVAALSELSTALRAVERWLKKYRPLLKTNVDRLAKITQVLVRQRASLAEALDTAPLAAGNLLNAYDPVSRSILGRGNLNEISFGSKPGGVGPQPSSTLCGTVADASAMGDLCRAHGLGPRDLVPVPEGDGRTLPPMPLPTVGDVYGPSTRREGR
- a CDS encoding MCE family protein, yielding MRRRSIAGPLSKSLAFIVVTVLATAVLAISIANTGVGDTVSYRARFIDTTGLIVGDSVRIAGVRVGQVEKIRVVDRRFAEVRFNVERDRPLPAATTARIKYLNMVGQRFVELGRGEGQIAGNAATLRPGDTIPVQRTSPALDLTQLFDGFQPLFQALSPNDVNKLAGELIQVFQGEGATVESLIATVGSLTNTLASKDRVIGQVIDNLATVVETVNAREGEFVGLVTTLRRLVQGFASDRKVFGEAIVSLGDLAETTGDLLKDARPPLRENIRQLGRLSDNLADSTPLVENFLRKLPVKLQTVGRIASYGSWLNFYMCEAKISGVDWDTGDDSWFGPTAPGPPPTGITLKEQRCKG
- a CDS encoding MCE family protein produces the protein MRSIQERNPVPIALVGLVIVIALGLVAYRADDLPVLGGGTTYTAHFSEAAGLTTGSEVRVAGVKVGKVTDVELDRTRVRVSFRVKDTWIGDSSGAAIAIKTLLGDKYLAISPLGAAAQNPDLTIPLNRTRAPYDVTQAFQDLGATVGRLDTVKIAQSLEAIATTFKDTSPEVRHALDGLSALSRTISSRDDRLKRLLLGSDRLTGTIADQNDQFETLLKDGNLLLEELNLRRQAIHRLLTATRALARELIGFVDDTWIRLEPTLNALDRVTTVLEKNQKHLDKALSVVGPYYRLVGNTLGNGRWTDAYLCGLTPNEYLEPGSYPENGCMPPKVGGRS
- a CDS encoding ABC transporter ATP-binding protein, whose amino-acid sequence is MGIEVVVEGLSKSFGRQTIWQDVSLTLPAGEVSVMLGPSGTGKTVFLKSLIGLIKPERGRVMINGVDMVSSSERRLHEVRKLFGIMFQDGALFGSLNLFENIAFPLREHTRKKESEIRRIVLEKMDMVGLAGAEGKLPGEISGGMRKRAGLARALVLDPQIILCDEPDSGLDPVRTAYLSQLLIDLNAQIDATMLIVTHNIDIASTVPDNMGMLFRRNLVTFGPREVLLTSEEPVVSQFLRGRRVGPIGMSEEKDAATMALEQARAAEEDEDDDPFTIPRQLRPSPGLPPRQGAARRRERVLSLIHQLPVPAQQAVLENLNAETLHAATAAGRRGPGAPGAVAPAQPTMAPAPARPGAAPSQPGAAPARPDPAPPGRAVPPTAPPGHRLLPPDMQPPSTGGGPR
- a CDS encoding MlaE family ABC transporter permease, giving the protein MTTPQYNLLGVGALRETGKLFALAGAVTRGVFRRPFQVRELIEQFWFIASVTILPTALVSIPFGAVIALQVGSLAQQLGAQSFTGAASVLAVIQQASPLIVALLISGAGGSAICADIGSRKIREEIDAMTVMGVSPIQRLIVPRVLACMAVALLLNGLVSVVGVVGGYFFNVIMQGGTPGAYLASFSALAQLPDLYISELKALIFGFIAGVVAAHRGLNPRGGPKGVGDAVNQSVVIAFMLLFFVNVVLTAIYLQVVPPKGS
- a CDS encoding MlaE family ABC transporter permease → MSLTADGKVGRRLDRRLSWLDTLGDQVVFYVRALLWVPKATYRYSREIRRLLAEVSFGSGALGVIGGTIGVMVFMTLATGTVVGLQGYAALNQIGTSAFTGFVSAYFNTREIAPLVAGLALSATVGAGFTAQLGAMRINEEVDALEGMGISSVPYLVTTRIIAGFVAIIPLYGMGLLSSYIASRYVTTLYNGQSVGTYDHYFDLFLSPIDVVWSFGKVMVFSVMVILAHCYYGFRATGGPAGVGVAVGRAVRTAIVVISLTDFFLSLAIWGATTTVKVAG
- a CDS encoding MCE family protein — translated: MHEGGLFKTGRRLLGLAFALVIVLLIWLSVAIYQKKFTAADIVTLHTSSAGNEMHPQADVKLRGVVVGQVREIEANGAGARLTLAFKPGMLRHVPADVTAQMLPTTLFGARYVALIPPAAPSPRPLTAGTVISQDRSSNAVELEQVLENVLPLLTAVKPERLAATLNAVAEALDGRGAQLGQTMVQLDAYLKKFNPYLPQMNRDLRRLVQLTHDYADVAPDFLDALEDFAVTSRTLVEQRANLGRMYGTVTEASRIYEEWLRNNSENLILLARNSRPSLELMARYSPSWPCTLRMLRDFVPSMDRALGKGTKKPGLSVTVNVTQSRGRYLPGKDRPVYRPGKGPRCYSVPYDGIGHAPDGSGSGGGGVSPAPVPVGAPGPRGLGTPNSPEENQILNELLAPQLGRPHTELPDWSSVLVGPIYRGTEVTLK